DNA from Methanobrevibacter wolinii SH:
TATTAAACTTAACAACCAAATCAAACACCTAAAAACTAATTCTAATGAAAATTATTAAACTTAACAACCAAATCAAACACCTAAAAACTAATTCTTATGAAGATTATTAGTCCTAACAACAGATTCAACAATATTATCAAATGTTTCTGATGGAAATCCTATAACAACTTCAGTAGGTGCAAAATCAGTAGCTAAATGTGAACCCATACAACCAAAAGATATATTTGGAGTTTTAGTTAAGAAAGTGTTAACAACTATATCCCCACAAAATGATTGTGTTCCTCCAACAGAAGAAGTAATTCTTTCTCCAGATAAATAAGTATTTGCTCTTATTAAATCAAAGATAGTTTTTGGTTTTGCTACAATAACAATCACATCTGGAATAAATTTAGCATCTTCAAGTGGAGTATATCCAATGGCTTCAATTTCATAAGGCATTTTAGGTACTTGTTCAGCATAATATCTTCCACTACTTAAAGTAGAGCAAGTATTATTTTTATCAAAAATTACACCTTCAGTAAATTCTTCAGGTAATGAATTAAGACCTAAGACACATTTTCCCATTTTACAACCAATTTCATTTTTAGTTCCATAAAATGATTCACCTTTACTAGCATTAAGTATTGATTGACAATGCATAATTTTTTTATCAGTTTTATCAAAATATTCCATAGCATTTTCTTCTTTTTTAAATAATTTTACTGCTACAGGATTATAATCCATATTTAAGTAATTTTTAAGTATATCTGAGTATTTTTTAAAGTCTTCTACATTAATCATAATATCCTCACTTAAATTTATTCTCTAAAATCTTCTAACTAATCAAATATTATCATATAAATTTATTCTCTAAAGTCTCCTACAATAAACATAATCTTATCATATAATTTAAATTAAAAAATATAATATTAAAAATGCAACATATGTTGCATATATAATAATTATTTTTCATCATATATAAACTTAAGTTATAAATAAACAGTTCTTTTAAAATCCTATGATTTATAATATTTAAACAATATATAATACTTTAGATTAATTTAAGAAAAGATACCCAATTAATGAAATTCAAAAAAAACCAAAAAATAAAAAAATCATCAAATAATATTAATATAAGCATTTTAAAATAAAATATTAAATTAAAATTCAAAATATATAATTAAGAAGGGATATAATTGAAAAAACACGAAGAAAAGACCAATGTTATGAGATTATTAGAACAAAGAAAAATCCCATATAAAAGTCATGATTACTCTAATACAAATGCAATTAGTGGTGTTGATGTAATTAATGCTTTAGGTGAAAATCCTGACTCTGCTTTTAAAACATTAGTCACAGTAAGTAATAATGAAAATTATTATGTTTTTTTAGTTCCAGTAAGTAAAGAATTAGATTTAAAATTAGCTGCAAAAGTAGTTAATGAGAAAAAAATTAAAATGTTAAAATCAAAAGAATTACTACCTTTAACTGGATATGAACATGGAGGATGTTCTCCAATAGGAATGAAACATGAATTTCCTATAATTATTGATAAATCTGCAGAAAAATATGATACAATATTTTTTAGTGGTGGAAAAATAGGATCACAAATAGAAATGAATTTAAAAGATTTAAAAAAAGTAATAAAATTTAAACTAGCAAATATAACAAAATAAATAGAAATTATTTTTTAATAAAATTATTAAGATTTATTGAAATATTAAAAATTAAATTAATTTAATAAAAGTTTATTTAAATAAAAGAATTTTAACTTTATTAAATTATTTATTCTAAACTATAACTTTCTAAATCTATTATTTTTAAATTACAAAAAATTAAATTTAAACTATCCATAAATTTAAAAATAATTATTTAAGTAATATTATTAAAATTTAAAAGAATATTATAAATTATCATAATATTCATCAGATACAGGTTCACACCACTCATTAGATGTTTTTTCACCAGGAACTTCTACTGCAATATGTGAAAACCATGAATCTTTTTTTGCGCCATGCCAATGTTTAATTTCTGGAGGAATTTCTATAATATCACCAGATTTAAGACTCTGTGCTTCTTTTCCTTCTTCTTGATACCAACCTTCACCACTAACACAAATTAATATTTGACCTCCACCTTTTTCTGCATGATGAATATGCCAATTATTTCTACATTTTGGTTCAAAAGTAACATTTGCTAAAAATAAATCAGTTTTACCACTTGATAAAATATTTAAATAAGATTTACCAGAAAAAAATTCATCAAAATCTTTATTAAATTTTCCAATTCCAAAATCTCCACCATGTTCATCTTTAATCATTATTACACTTCCATAATATTTTAAATATAACTTAGAACTTCCATTTAAATCTTATATTTGTTAAAGAGAAAAATTAAATTCTTAAATAAAATATTATTTCAACAGAATATATACTTTTACTAAAAAAAATTACAATCCATATCTAAACAATATCAAAAATTATTATCTAATAAAATTTGTATGTTCTACACGTTTTGATATAGGTAATTCAATACCTTCTTTTATACTTAATTCTTTAATCTTTAAAAACCAAGCCATATTTTGCCCTAAATTTTCCATAGTCTGAAGACCTTCTTTATCTTCAAGTGCTTCTTTAGCATTATTGCCATAAATTTCATTCCAATATGTTGATGAAATTATAGGCATTTCT
Protein-coding regions in this window:
- a CDS encoding DUF169 domain-containing protein encodes the protein MINVEDFKKYSDILKNYLNMDYNPVAVKLFKKEENAMEYFDKTDKKIMHCQSILNASKGESFYGTKNEIGCKMGKCVLGLNSLPEEFTEGVIFDKNNTCSTLSSGRYYAEQVPKMPYEIEAIGYTPLEDAKFIPDVIVIVAKPKTIFDLIRANTYLSGERITSSVGGTQSFCGDIVVNTFLTKTPNISFGCMGSHLATDFAPTEVVIGFPSETFDNIVESVVRTNNLHKN
- a CDS encoding cupin domain-containing protein, which encodes MIKDEHGGDFGIGKFNKDFDEFFSGKSYLNILSSGKTDLFLANVTFEPKCRNNWHIHHAEKGGGQILICVSGEGWYQEEGKEAQSLKSGDIIEIPPEIKHWHGAKKDSWFSHIAVEVPGEKTSNEWCEPVSDEYYDNL
- the ybaK gene encoding Cys-tRNA(Pro) deacylase, with translation MKKHEEKTNVMRLLEQRKIPYKSHDYSNTNAISGVDVINALGENPDSAFKTLVTVSNNENYYVFLVPVSKELDLKLAAKVVNEKKIKMLKSKELLPLTGYEHGGCSPIGMKHEFPIIIDKSAEKYDTIFFSGGKIGSQIEMNLKDLKKVIKFKLANITK